A region from the Salvelinus sp. IW2-2015 linkage group LG19, ASM291031v2, whole genome shotgun sequence genome encodes:
- the LOC111979272 gene encoding BTB/POZ domain-containing protein 2, with the protein MAAGDNSGRPPCLNLSGPGPLGNGQPSNSAYSMPMSNGGPAGVTGGAQGAARRPNPQSGPGGGESAGVVAGTPPTAHNAIQQALAQSASARAMESSATNMTSNASAASVPTTHSSLLSAPAAAAVLVYREPVYNWQATKSTVKERFAFLFNNEVLSDVHFLVGKGMGVQRIPAHRFVLAVGSAVFDAMFNGGMATTSTEIELPDVEPXAFLALLKFLYSDEVQIGPETVMTTLYTAKKYAVPALEAHCVEFLKKNLRADNAFMLLTQARLFDEPQLASLCLENIDKNTGDALAAEGFTDIDLDTLVAVLERDTLGVREVRLFVAAVRWAEAEAHRQQLQPTPENKRRVLGKALALIRFPLMTIEEFAAGPAQSSILTDREVVSLFLHFTVNPKPHVEFIDRPRCCLRGKECSITRFGQVESRWGYSGTSDRIRFSVNRRIFVVGFGLYGSIHGPTDYQVNIQIIHTDSNTVLGQNDTGFSCDGSSNTFRVMFKEPVEILPNVNYTACATLKGPDSHYGTKGMRKVTHESSSTGTKTCFTFCYAAGNNNGTSVEDGQIPEVIFYT; encoded by the exons ATGGCTGCTGGGGATAACAGCGGCAGGCCTCCCTGCCTAAATTTATCCGGCCCAGGGCCTTTGGGAAATGGTCAGCCCAGCAACAGTGCTTATTCAATGCCTATGTCCAACGGCGGGCCTGCTGGTGTGACCGGAGGGGCTCAGGGGGCTGCAAGGCGCCCCAACCCGCAGTCGGGGCCTGGCGGAGGTGAAAGCGCCGGTGTTGTTGCTGGAACTCCACCGACTGCACATAACGCGATTCAGCAAGCGCTAGCTCAAAGCGCCTCGGCAAGAGCGATGGAGTCCTCCGCTACGAACATGACGTCGAATGCATCGGCTGCGAGTGTACCAACGACCCATTCCTCGTTATTGTCAGCACCAGCGGCCGCTGCTGTTTTGGTTTACCGGGAACCCGTGTACAATTGGCAGGCGACGAAAAGTACCGTTAAGGAACGGTTTGCTTTCCTGTTCAATAACGAGGTTCTGAGTGACGTCCATTTTCTGGTGGGGAAAGGTATGGGAGTGCAGCGAATACCCGCACACCG ATTCGTTCTTGCTGTGGGCAGCGCAGTCTTCGATGCCATGTTCAACGGGGGTATGGCGACCACCTCAACGGAAATCGAACTACCAGATGTCGAACCTGMAGCCTTTCTGGCATTACTGAA GTTCCTGTACTCTGATGAGGTTCAGATAGGACCTGAGACGGTGATGACCACTCTGTACACGGCTAAGAAGTATGCAGTGCCAGCCTTGGAGGCCCACTGTGTGGAGTTCCTCAAGAAGAACCTGCGGGCAGACAATGCCTTCATGCTGCTCACTCAG GCTCGACTGTTCGATGAGCCCCAGCTTGCCAGCCTGTGTCTAGAGAACATCGATAAGAACACTGGAGATGCACTCGCCGCTGAGGGCTTCACGGACATAGATCTGG ATACATTGGTGGCTGTGCTGGAGAGGGACACTCTGGGGGTGAGGGAGGTGCGTCTTTTTGTGGCGGCGGTGCGCTGGGCAGAGGCAGAGGCCCACCGACAGCAGCTACAGCCCACTCCAGAGAACAAACGCAGGGTCCTGGGCAAGGCCCTCGCCCTGATCCGCTTCCCACTCATGACTATTGAGGAGTTCgctgcag GGCCGGCCCAGTCTAGTATCCTGACagacagggaggtggtgagtCTGTTCCTTCACTTCACAGTGAACCCAAAGCCCCACGTAGAGTTCATCGACCGGCCTCGCTGTTGCCTCCGGGGGAAGGAGTGCAGCATCACACGCTTCGGACAGGTGGAGAGCCGCTGGGGCTACAGCGGAACCAGTGACCGCATACG ATTTTCAGTGAACAGGAGGATCTTCGTGGTGGGCTTTGGCCTCTACGGCTCCATACACGGCCCCACAGACTACCAAGTCAACATCCAG ATCATTCatacagacagtaacacagtgcTGGGTCAGAACGACACAGGCTTCAGCTGCGACGGCTCGTCCAACACCTTCAGAGTCATGTTCAAGGAGCCGGTGGAGATCCTGCCCAACGTCAACTACACAGCCTGCGCCACACTCAAG ggtCCTGACTCTCACTACGGGACCAAGGGCATGCGTAAGGTGACCCACGAGTCGTCCTCAACCGGCACCAAGACCTGCTTCACCTTCTGCTACGCCGCGGGCAACAACAACGGCACCTCGGTAGAGGACGGACAGATCCCCGAGGTCATCTTTTACACATAG